The following proteins are co-located in the Planococcus plakortidis genome:
- a CDS encoding IDEAL domain-containing protein, with protein MENYYSYADFMKAMAQTKKITEAEKLLNEIYLDLFLKHVHREQQEAQLLALIDEALDHNDRKSFDTYTAQLQELKREEE; from the coding sequence ATGGAAAACTATTATTCTTATGCTGACTTCATGAAAGCGATGGCTCAAACGAAAAAGATCACGGAAGCGGAAAAGCTGCTGAATGAGATCTACCTGGATCTGTTCTTGAAGCATGTTCACCGCGAACAGCAGGAAGCACAATTGCTGGCACTTATCGACGAAGCCCTGGATCATAACGACCGTAAATCTTTCGACACATATACTGCACAGCTGCAAGAGCTGAAGCGGGAAGAAGAATAA
- a CDS encoding enoyl-CoA hydratase-related protein produces METIHYEQKGHLAFVTLNRPDAMNAFNYDMLAELGQVAEAVRINPDIRAVVFTGAGDKAFSVGADLKERKTLTQDQVKRNIYKIGEVFTTIENLPQPTIAMINGYAFGGGMELALACDFRIAVDHTLLGLTETSLAIIPGAGGTQRLPRLIGEAKAMELILTARRLKSSEALDYGLVTRIAPSEDLAQVTGEFADSILANGPIALQQAKFAIKNGMNADMQTGLQIERKAYEITIPTEDRVEALLAFGEKRKPEFKGR; encoded by the coding sequence ATGGAAACGATTCATTATGAACAAAAAGGACATTTGGCATTCGTCACATTGAACCGGCCGGATGCAATGAATGCATTCAATTATGATATGCTCGCAGAACTTGGCCAAGTGGCTGAAGCGGTCCGCATCAATCCGGACATCCGGGCCGTCGTCTTCACGGGCGCTGGTGACAAGGCGTTCAGCGTCGGTGCCGATTTGAAGGAACGGAAAACCTTGACGCAAGACCAGGTCAAGCGCAATATCTACAAAATCGGCGAAGTGTTCACGACCATCGAAAACTTGCCGCAGCCGACCATTGCCATGATCAATGGCTACGCGTTCGGCGGCGGCATGGAGCTCGCCTTGGCGTGCGACTTCCGCATCGCAGTGGATCATACACTGCTCGGGTTGACCGAAACAAGCCTCGCGATCATCCCGGGCGCGGGCGGCACGCAGCGTTTGCCGAGGTTGATCGGTGAAGCGAAAGCAATGGAATTGATCTTGACTGCGCGCCGCTTGAAATCTTCGGAGGCACTTGATTACGGGCTCGTCACCCGTATTGCTCCGAGCGAGGACTTGGCGCAAGTGACGGGTGAATTTGCGGATTCGATCCTTGCCAACGGGCCGATTGCATTGCAACAGGCCAAATTTGCCATCAAAAACGGCATGAATGCCGATATGCAGACAGGGCTTCAAATCGAACGCAAAGCATACGAAATCACGATCCCGACAGAAGACCGTGTCGAGGCGTTACTCGCATTCGGCGAGAAACGCAAACCGGAATTCAAGGGGCGCTAA
- a CDS encoding S9 family peptidase, with product MSKKAVEIEDLLKLVSVTDPKISPDGKRAVFVQTKMDEEENTYHSHLYHVSLETGDATPWTYGKSRNSQPAWSADGRHVAFLSDRNDKNQLYILPADGGEARAVTDFEKGVSSFRWSPCNKKVWVNALAQDGKTITDKEAEEEDGKKKPEPYRATAMKYKMDGNGLIEQDCHRQIGSVDLETGAVEQLTEGPYHFSLEAISHDGKRVVYGSAKEENQDFIFRQSLYMRDLDTGEETAIIEQDGYYGDAAFSFDDARLAFVGHSRTYENATQAELYVYDTANQTTQCLTEGIDAPIGDYVVADHQQGAQAPGVVWTKDDHLYFQVSTEGDVRLYFASLDGAVYPASPEDEHVYGYDIARDGSFALAAISDPVSPGELYKLAISTGEREALTACNANYLEQTEMIAPSSVSHTTEDGFSVHGWLMKPRGFEAGKKYPLVVNIHGGPHAMYANTFVHEMQLLAASGYGVLYVNPRGSHGYGQSFVDAVRGDYGGGDYRDIMGALDGVLGENEWVDTERLGVTGGSYGGFMTNWIVAHTDRFKAAVTQRSICNWISFFGVSDIGYYFSDWQHGASMDDVDKLWEHSPLKYAKDIQTPLLILHSENDHRCPIEQAEQLFITLKSMHKETEFVRFPEADHNLSRTGKPNLRFARLQEITGWMERL from the coding sequence GTGTCGAAAAAAGCTGTTGAAATAGAAGATTTACTCAAATTAGTATCCGTGACCGACCCGAAGATTTCACCCGACGGGAAACGGGCGGTTTTCGTCCAAACAAAGATGGACGAAGAAGAAAATACATATCATTCACATCTATACCATGTTTCCCTGGAAACTGGTGATGCCACTCCATGGACCTATGGCAAAAGCCGCAACAGCCAACCGGCATGGTCAGCGGATGGGCGCCACGTCGCGTTTCTCTCCGACCGCAATGACAAGAATCAATTGTATATCCTTCCGGCAGACGGCGGGGAAGCCCGCGCTGTCACCGATTTCGAAAAAGGCGTGAGCAGTTTCCGCTGGTCGCCCTGCAATAAGAAAGTCTGGGTCAATGCGCTGGCGCAAGACGGCAAGACCATCACTGATAAAGAAGCAGAAGAAGAGGATGGCAAGAAAAAGCCTGAACCGTATCGCGCAACGGCCATGAAATACAAAATGGATGGCAATGGGCTGATCGAGCAGGACTGCCACCGCCAAATCGGGTCTGTGGACCTGGAAACAGGGGCAGTGGAGCAGTTGACGGAAGGTCCATATCATTTCAGCTTGGAAGCCATTTCCCACGACGGCAAAAGAGTGGTATATGGCTCGGCCAAAGAAGAAAACCAGGATTTCATTTTCCGCCAGTCGCTCTATATGCGCGACCTGGATACTGGGGAAGAAACCGCCATCATCGAACAAGATGGCTATTACGGAGATGCCGCATTTTCCTTCGACGATGCACGCTTGGCGTTTGTCGGCCACTCACGCACTTACGAAAATGCCACGCAAGCCGAACTCTATGTATACGATACGGCAAATCAAACGACGCAATGCCTGACAGAAGGCATCGATGCCCCGATCGGTGATTATGTGGTGGCGGACCATCAACAAGGCGCGCAGGCGCCCGGCGTCGTCTGGACGAAAGATGACCATTTATATTTCCAGGTGTCGACGGAAGGCGATGTGCGCCTGTATTTCGCCTCGCTTGATGGCGCGGTATATCCGGCTTCTCCTGAAGATGAGCATGTCTATGGCTATGATATCGCTAGAGACGGCAGTTTCGCGCTGGCCGCGATCAGTGACCCGGTGTCTCCTGGAGAACTTTACAAACTCGCCATCTCGACTGGAGAGCGCGAAGCACTGACTGCCTGCAATGCAAATTATCTCGAGCAAACGGAAATGATTGCACCGTCTTCCGTCTCGCATACAACGGAAGACGGCTTTAGTGTACATGGCTGGCTCATGAAGCCACGCGGATTCGAAGCAGGTAAAAAATATCCGCTCGTGGTCAATATCCACGGCGGGCCGCACGCGATGTATGCCAATACGTTCGTCCATGAAATGCAGCTGCTTGCTGCAAGCGGCTATGGTGTCCTGTATGTCAATCCGCGCGGCAGCCACGGCTATGGCCAAAGCTTTGTCGACGCGGTACGCGGCGATTACGGCGGTGGGGATTACCGCGATATCATGGGGGCGCTCGACGGTGTGCTCGGCGAAAACGAATGGGTGGATACGGAGCGGCTCGGTGTGACCGGCGGCAGCTACGGCGGATTCATGACCAACTGGATTGTCGCGCATACGGATCGCTTCAAAGCGGCGGTGACCCAGCGTTCGATCTGCAATTGGATTTCCTTTTTCGGGGTTTCGGACATCGGCTATTATTTCAGCGACTGGCAGCACGGGGCATCCATGGATGACGTCGATAAGCTGTGGGAGCATTCCCCGCTGAAATACGCGAAAGATATCCAAACGCCACTGCTTATTTTGCATTCGGAAAACGACCACCGCTGCCCGATCGAGCAAGCGGAGCAATTGTTCATCACCTTGAAGAGCATGCATAAGGAAACCGAATTCGTCCGTTTCCCGGAAGCCGACCATAATCTGTCGCGCACCGGCAAACCGAATTTGCGTTTTGCACGCTTGCAGGAAATTACCGGCTGGATGGAGCGGCTCTAA
- a CDS encoding FtsX-like permease family protein: MSTAAGIIFGFAFTKFFFMIGREIMQLEALPLYFSWKPFVLTVGAFASLFIIISLISVSFIRTKRVVDLLEGFWKADEEAAYSPALSAFGLVLLGIAYFLAATVSDRTVYIMVFIVPPLATIGTYLFFTHSIHTFLQLYKKRRSIYWHKTRLVSLAEAAVKLKDSAQMFFIVTIVSTVAFLTVGTLASFTSYTAEFRQSNPLGLIYVSFEGNTLEQQQLGQLERELEQQQLAYTLVPLEVKRQTSSASGNDVDIMALSEFNRLAVALGHNPATLQAGEAMFVPFSQESLRELQRSYAETELLESGVELTIDQTYPQVLFPAHTLNANTIILNNEDFSKVDEPLMGYPPGASDFRYYAFHVPDWTETVSIGETVRYPVSEAMVSGNFTGLNYYFENPGYEYRWFKSSFALLLFIGLMVAAVFLLAAGSFIYFKLYTGLERDRRQYQLMVRLGMTERELGKIVNRQLVPLFFLPWALALLHSAFAFISLQVVWDEFAELSILSEMAIVLGGFTLMQILYFYLIRWRYIAHLKAY, from the coding sequence TTGTCGACAGCGGCAGGCATTATCTTCGGTTTCGCGTTCACGAAATTCTTTTTCATGATCGGGCGCGAAATCATGCAATTAGAGGCATTGCCGCTGTATTTCTCCTGGAAACCGTTTGTGCTGACTGTTGGCGCTTTTGCCAGTTTATTTATCATTATCTCGCTTATCAGCGTGTCTTTTATCCGCACGAAACGCGTCGTCGATTTGCTGGAGGGCTTTTGGAAGGCCGATGAGGAAGCGGCATATTCACCGGCCTTGTCGGCGTTCGGATTGGTGCTGCTCGGGATCGCCTATTTCCTCGCGGCGACGGTTTCCGACCGGACCGTTTACATCATGGTGTTCATCGTCCCGCCACTCGCGACGATCGGCACGTATTTGTTTTTCACGCATTCGATCCACACCTTCCTTCAATTGTATAAGAAGCGACGCAGTATCTATTGGCATAAAACGCGACTCGTGTCGCTTGCGGAAGCAGCGGTCAAATTAAAGGACAGCGCTCAAATGTTCTTTATCGTGACCATTGTCTCGACGGTCGCTTTCCTGACGGTCGGCACGCTTGCCTCATTCACTTCCTATACAGCGGAGTTCCGGCAAAGCAACCCGCTCGGCTTGATTTACGTTTCTTTTGAAGGCAATACACTCGAACAGCAGCAACTCGGCCAGTTGGAGCGCGAACTCGAACAACAACAGCTCGCTTATACGCTCGTGCCTTTGGAAGTGAAGCGGCAGACCTCGAGCGCCAGCGGAAATGACGTCGACATCATGGCCTTGTCCGAGTTCAACCGGCTCGCCGTGGCGCTCGGCCATAACCCGGCAACGCTTCAAGCGGGCGAAGCGATGTTCGTGCCGTTTTCACAGGAATCGCTCCGTGAGCTGCAAAGAAGTTACGCCGAAACGGAATTGCTGGAAAGCGGGGTGGAGCTGACCATCGATCAGACCTACCCGCAAGTGCTGTTTCCGGCACATACCTTGAACGCCAATACGATCATCTTAAATAATGAGGATTTCAGCAAAGTCGACGAACCATTGATGGGTTATCCGCCAGGCGCATCGGATTTCCGCTACTATGCCTTCCATGTGCCGGATTGGACAGAAACCGTCTCGATCGGCGAAACCGTCCGCTACCCGGTCAGCGAGGCGATGGTCAGCGGGAATTTCACTGGCCTCAATTATTATTTCGAGAATCCGGGATACGAGTACCGCTGGTTCAAATCATCCTTTGCGCTATTATTGTTCATTGGCTTGATGGTGGCGGCGGTGTTCCTGCTGGCAGCCGGCAGCTTCATTTATTTTAAATTGTATACAGGGCTTGAGCGCGACCGCAGGCAATATCAATTGATGGTGCGCCTTGGGATGACGGAGCGAGAACTCGGCAAAATCGTCAACCGCCAGCTTGTGCCGCTGTTCTTCCTGCCATGGGCACTGGCCCTGCTTCACAGTGCTTTTGCGTTCATCTCGCTCCAAGTCGTGTGGGATGAGTTTGCGGAGCTATCGATTTTATCAGAGATGGCGATAGTGCTCGGCGGCTTTACGCTCATGCAGATTCTCTATTTCTACCTGATCCGTTGGCGCTATATCGCCCATTTGAAAGCGTATTGA
- a CDS encoding fatty acid--CoA ligase family protein, translating into MNLAERVHEIAQQEAGRIAYTFMGKDTSYGEFDQSVSKFAGALRELGVEKGDHVAFLLSNTPHFLISLYATLRLGATAVPVNPIYSPDEIAYIVNNSDAKVVIALDALLPLVEKAHQALPAVETYVICETDPSTPEKMAQLPEAVKGKVRSFTQLLSTADAFAGTADIAKDDNAVILYTSGTTGKPKGAMLTHGNLYSNARDVAEYLQITPDDRVVATLPVFHVFALTVVVNAPLMQGATIVLVPRFTPQDVFAATKATQATVFAGVPTMFNFMYQLPEVDPADFASVRLAISGGSAMPVALLHNFEDKFNVRISEGYGLSEASPVTCFNPIDRERKAGSIGTSIINVENKVVNELGDEVPVGEVGELIVRGPNVMKGYYKMPEETQATIKDGWLYTGDLAKVDEEGYFYIVDRKKDMIIVGGYNVYPREVEEVLFAHPSIVEAAVVGLPDADFGESVNAYVVLKDDSVSIEELQAYCAEHLAKYKVPRHLEVLDELPKNTTGKILRRSLKDQAVKK; encoded by the coding sequence ATGAATTTGGCAGAACGTGTTCACGAAATTGCACAACAGGAAGCTGGCAGAATTGCCTATACGTTCATGGGCAAAGATACGAGTTATGGGGAATTCGATCAATCGGTATCGAAATTCGCTGGGGCATTGCGGGAACTCGGCGTGGAAAAAGGGGACCACGTCGCATTTCTTTTGAGCAATACGCCGCATTTCCTTATTTCTCTCTACGCCACGTTGCGCCTGGGCGCGACGGCTGTGCCTGTCAACCCGATCTACAGCCCGGATGAAATCGCTTACATTGTCAATAACAGCGATGCAAAAGTGGTCATAGCACTTGACGCTTTGCTGCCGCTTGTGGAAAAAGCGCATCAGGCGTTGCCGGCGGTGGAAACGTACGTCATTTGCGAGACCGACCCATCGACTCCTGAAAAGATGGCGCAGCTGCCAGAAGCCGTCAAAGGGAAAGTCCGTTCATTCACACAGCTTCTGTCAACTGCCGATGCTTTTGCTGGAACTGCTGATATTGCAAAAGATGACAATGCTGTCATTCTTTATACGTCTGGGACGACGGGCAAGCCAAAAGGCGCGATGCTGACGCATGGCAATCTCTACTCCAACGCACGGGATGTCGCGGAGTATCTTCAAATCACGCCGGATGACCGAGTAGTGGCAACGCTGCCTGTATTCCACGTATTCGCGCTTACAGTCGTCGTCAATGCTCCGCTTATGCAAGGCGCAACCATCGTTCTTGTGCCGCGCTTTACGCCGCAGGACGTTTTCGCAGCGACAAAGGCAACACAAGCGACCGTCTTTGCGGGCGTCCCGACAATGTTCAATTTCATGTACCAGCTGCCAGAAGTGGACCCGGCCGATTTCGCTTCTGTGCGCTTAGCGATTTCCGGCGGGTCGGCCATGCCTGTCGCGTTGCTGCATAATTTCGAAGACAAGTTCAATGTGCGGATCTCTGAAGGCTACGGCTTATCGGAAGCTTCACCAGTTACCTGCTTCAACCCAATCGACCGCGAAAGAAAAGCCGGATCCATCGGCACCTCGATCATTAATGTCGAGAACAAAGTGGTCAATGAACTCGGCGATGAAGTGCCGGTCGGCGAAGTGGGCGAATTGATCGTCCGCGGACCGAACGTCATGAAAGGTTATTACAAAATGCCGGAAGAAACGCAAGCCACGATCAAAGACGGCTGGCTTTACACAGGAGATCTCGCGAAGGTCGATGAGGAAGGCTATTTCTACATCGTTGACCGCAAAAAAGACATGATCATCGTCGGCGGCTATAACGTCTATCCGCGAGAAGTGGAAGAAGTGCTATTTGCCCATCCTTCGATTGTTGAAGCGGCAGTGGTCGGATTGCCGGACGCTGACTTCGGAGAATCGGTCAATGCCTATGTGGTGTTGAAAGACGATTCTGTTTCCATCGAAGAGCTTCAGGCGTATTGCGCGGAGCATTTAGCAAAATATAAAGTGCCGCGCCATTTAGAGGTCCTGGATGAACTGCCGAAAAACACGACCGGCAAGATCCTGCGCCGTTCGTTGAAAGACCAAGCCGTAAAAAAATGA
- a CDS encoding competence protein ComK: protein MGKKNQYPVSYTICSNTYALLPYMDGHRLLTRVIEDRSEFLVEESVYKIVAKSCSFYRGSLASATLYAQKAIGVKHKPPIIVGEYYGNPLIFFPTHSPKNKDSIWFNFDAIDLIAADDSGRGSLVSLSNGVSVPVDISPIALRNQHSFTGSLRRYFKKAQRVHNHRMNYVTKRAFPPRSQQPLD from the coding sequence ATGGGTAAGAAGAATCAATATCCCGTATCTTATACGATCTGCAGCAATACATATGCGTTGCTTCCGTATATGGACGGCCACCGGCTCTTGACAAGGGTCATCGAAGACCGCAGCGAATTCCTGGTGGAGGAATCGGTCTATAAAATCGTGGCGAAATCGTGCTCTTTCTATCGCGGCTCCCTGGCCAGCGCCACACTCTACGCACAAAAAGCGATCGGCGTTAAGCATAAGCCGCCAATCATTGTCGGTGAGTATTACGGCAATCCATTGATTTTCTTTCCTACACACTCTCCGAAAAACAAGGACTCCATCTGGTTCAATTTCGATGCCATCGACTTGATCGCAGCGGATGACAGCGGGCGGGGCAGCCTGGTATCGCTCAGCAATGGTGTTTCGGTTCCTGTGGACATCTCGCCCATTGCGCTTCGGAACCAACACTCATTCACCGGGTCTTTGCGCCGCTATTTCAAGAAAGCCCAGCGCGTCCACAACCACCGGATGAACTACGTGACGAAACGGGCGTTCCCGCCGCGCAGCCAACAGCCGCTCGATTAA
- the uvrB gene encoding excinuclease ABC subunit UvrB, which yields MKKEFNLQAPYEPAGDQPEAIAQLTQGIIDGKRFQTLLGATGTGKTYTMSNVIQQVKKPTLVMAHNKTLAGQLYSEFKEFFPDNAVEYFVSYYDYYQPEAYVPQSDTFIEKDASINDEIDKLRHSATSSLFERDDVIVIASVSCIYGLGSPKEYRELVVSLRKGMEIERNQLLRKLVDVQYERNDINFIRGTFRVRGDVVEIFPASRDERCLRVEFFGDEIDRIREVDALTGEIIGDREHVAIFPASHFVTREDKMVRAIENIEAELEERLKEMRAEDKLLEAQRLEQRTRYDLEMMREMGFCSGIENYSRHLTLRPAGAQPYTLIDYFPDDFLLVVDESHVTLPQVRGMFNGDQARKKVLVDHGFRLPSAMDNRPLTFDEFEEHIHQAVFVSATPGPYELEHTPEMVEQIIRPTGLLDPEIEVRPIEGQIDDLMDEIQQRKERGERVLVTTLTKKMAEDLTNYLKEAGIKVNYLHSEIKTLERIEIIRELRMGVYDVLVGINLLREGLDIPEVSLVTILDADKEGFLRSERSLIQTMGRAARNENGRVIMYADRITDSMQKAMDETTRRRTIQAAYNEEHGITPVTVKKQIRDVIRATEAAEEAEEYVSKAVEGKKLKKEDRMKLITLLEKEMKEAAKALDFERAAELRDTVLELKAEG from the coding sequence ATGAAAAAGGAATTCAATTTGCAAGCTCCTTATGAACCGGCGGGCGACCAACCGGAAGCCATCGCCCAATTGACCCAAGGCATCATTGACGGCAAGCGGTTCCAGACCTTGCTCGGTGCGACCGGTACGGGGAAAACCTATACGATGTCAAACGTCATCCAACAAGTGAAAAAGCCGACATTGGTCATGGCGCACAATAAGACATTGGCTGGGCAGCTCTATAGCGAATTCAAAGAGTTTTTTCCGGATAACGCTGTAGAGTATTTCGTCAGTTATTACGATTATTATCAACCTGAGGCCTATGTGCCCCAATCAGATACCTTCATAGAAAAAGATGCAAGCATCAATGACGAGATCGATAAGCTGCGCCACTCAGCGACCAGCTCATTGTTCGAGCGCGATGACGTCATCGTCATCGCATCCGTTTCCTGCATCTATGGCCTCGGTTCCCCGAAGGAATACCGGGAACTCGTCGTCTCATTGCGCAAGGGGATGGAGATCGAACGCAACCAGCTGCTGCGAAAATTGGTCGACGTGCAATATGAGCGCAACGACATCAATTTCATCCGCGGGACATTCCGCGTACGCGGTGACGTGGTCGAAATCTTCCCGGCTTCGCGCGATGAACGATGCTTGCGTGTGGAGTTTTTTGGCGATGAAATCGACCGCATCCGGGAAGTCGATGCCTTGACAGGGGAAATCATCGGCGATCGTGAACACGTCGCTATTTTCCCGGCGTCCCACTTTGTTACGCGTGAGGACAAGATGGTCAGAGCCATCGAAAATATCGAAGCGGAACTGGAAGAACGCCTGAAGGAAATGCGGGCGGAAGATAAATTGCTCGAAGCGCAGCGGCTCGAGCAGCGTACGCGCTACGATTTGGAAATGATGCGCGAGATGGGCTTCTGCTCAGGCATCGAAAACTATTCGCGCCATTTGACGCTGCGTCCGGCAGGCGCGCAACCTTATACATTGATCGATTATTTCCCGGACGATTTCCTGCTGGTCGTCGACGAGAGCCACGTCACCTTGCCGCAAGTCCGCGGCATGTTCAATGGTGACCAGGCACGCAAAAAAGTGCTCGTCGACCACGGCTTCCGTTTGCCGTCTGCAATGGATAACCGCCCGTTGACATTCGATGAGTTCGAAGAGCATATCCACCAGGCGGTATTCGTCTCGGCGACACCGGGCCCTTATGAACTCGAACACACGCCGGAAATGGTGGAGCAGATCATCCGTCCGACGGGCTTGCTTGACCCCGAGATCGAAGTGCGCCCGATCGAAGGGCAAATCGATGACTTGATGGATGAAATCCAACAGCGCAAAGAGCGCGGGGAACGTGTATTGGTCACGACCTTGACGAAGAAGATGGCGGAGGATTTGACGAATTACCTGAAAGAAGCAGGGATCAAAGTCAATTACCTGCATTCCGAAATCAAGACGCTCGAGCGCATCGAGATCATCCGCGAATTGCGGATGGGCGTCTACGATGTGCTGGTCGGCATCAACTTGCTGCGTGAAGGGCTCGATATCCCTGAAGTATCATTGGTGACGATTCTTGATGCCGATAAGGAAGGGTTCCTCCGTTCTGAACGCTCCTTGATCCAGACGATGGGGCGTGCTGCACGTAACGAAAACGGAAGGGTCATCATGTATGCGGACCGGATAACCGATTCGATGCAGAAAGCGATGGATGAAACGACCCGCCGCCGCACGATCCAGGCGGCTTATAATGAAGAGCACGGCATCACGCCGGTAACCGTAAAGAAACAAATCCGCGACGTCATCCGCGCGACAGAAGCGGCGGAAGAAGCGGAAGAGTATGTCAGCAAGGCGGTCGAAGGCAAGAAACTCAAAAAAGAGGACCGCATGAAGCTCATTACTTTGCTCGAGAAAGAAATGAAAGAAGCGGCGAAAGCGCTCGATTTCGAACGCGCGGCAGAGCTGCGTGATACGGTATTGGAATTGAAAGCGGAAGGATGA
- a CDS encoding ABC1 kinase family protein: MNQVTYLRIYRIVSMAIRFYVQVALFQRRNRGKWTPVVEQRWNELVTRQAKEYKELALKLGGLMIKLGQFLSTRADIMPPSFLAELEGLTDRVPSVPRKDIIEVLEQEWNVGHGNYLDELSDQAIASASIGEVFRGRLKNGTEVAVKVQRPGTDRIIRADFQAMRIVIWLAKKFTPFTKQVDFDQLYVEMTETIGAELNFVRELQNGRAFADRFAEMNGVHIPVYYDEYTTRRVLVMEWIEGARITDISFIEEHGLDRHEISERLFILFLEQVLYGGQFHADPHGGNILLKPDGTIVLIDFGMIGTISERDSQAILLIAEGILFKNYGQVLDGLEDLRFLLPNADRDLLADAVERLVAAYESNELMQMDSFVVERLLKDMQDIVRTQPVQLPAEFAFFGRATSIFVGVLHVLDPNVDLFALARPRVLEWASTKREGKGIFGKEDVFRWILNSTGPARAFPKKFINFLDEPERIRHYLENREGREREHQRNLQSRMFAGIFSLLSFSGISLSVWFWHEPFLWVSSVFFVGSLWAFLAIR; encoded by the coding sequence ATGAACCAGGTTACATATCTCCGTATATACCGCATCGTTTCCATGGCGATCCGCTTTTATGTGCAAGTGGCGCTTTTCCAAAGGCGCAATAGGGGCAAGTGGACTCCAGTCGTTGAACAGCGCTGGAATGAGCTCGTGACCCGGCAGGCAAAAGAATACAAAGAATTGGCGCTAAAGCTGGGCGGCTTGATGATCAAATTGGGCCAATTCCTGTCGACCCGTGCGGACATCATGCCGCCGAGCTTTTTGGCTGAACTCGAGGGATTGACGGACCGTGTGCCGTCCGTGCCGCGAAAAGACATCATCGAAGTGCTCGAGCAGGAATGGAATGTCGGGCACGGCAATTACCTGGATGAATTATCGGATCAAGCGATCGCTTCTGCCTCGATCGGCGAAGTATTCAGAGGCCGCTTGAAAAACGGCACCGAAGTCGCTGTCAAAGTCCAGCGCCCGGGAACGGACCGCATCATCCGCGCCGATTTCCAGGCGATGCGCATCGTTATCTGGCTCGCCAAGAAATTCACCCCGTTCACGAAGCAAGTCGACTTCGACCAATTATATGTCGAGATGACCGAGACGATCGGCGCTGAACTGAACTTCGTCCGTGAACTTCAGAACGGCCGCGCTTTTGCGGACCGATTCGCGGAAATGAACGGCGTCCATATCCCGGTCTATTATGATGAATACACGACACGCCGCGTATTGGTCATGGAATGGATTGAAGGTGCTAGGATCACCGATATCAGCTTTATCGAAGAACACGGGCTCGACCGCCATGAAATTTCCGAACGGCTGTTCATCCTGTTCTTGGAACAAGTGCTCTATGGCGGCCAGTTCCACGCCGACCCACACGGCGGCAATATCCTGTTGAAGCCTGACGGCACCATCGTGCTGATCGATTTCGGCATGATAGGCACCATCTCTGAGCGCGATTCCCAAGCGATCCTATTGATTGCGGAAGGCATCCTGTTCAAAAACTACGGGCAGGTGCTCGACGGCTTGGAGGATTTGCGATTCCTCTTGCCGAATGCAGACCGCGATTTACTGGCGGATGCCGTCGAGCGGCTCGTCGCCGCTTACGAATCGAATGAATTGATGCAGATGGACAGCTTCGTCGTCGAACGCTTATTGAAAGACATGCAGGACATTGTCCGTACGCAGCCTGTGCAGCTGCCGGCGGAATTCGCCTTTTTCGGGCGGGCCACATCGATTTTCGTCGGCGTCTTGCACGTATTGGACCCGAATGTCGATCTCTTCGCCCTTGCGCGTCCGCGCGTCTTGGAATGGGCTTCGACCAAGCGGGAAGGGAAGGGGATTTTCGGGAAGGAAGACGTCTTCCGCTGGATCCTCAATTCGACAGGGCCGGCGCGGGCATTTCCGAAAAAGTTCATCAACTTCCTCGATGAACCGGAGCGCATCCGCCATTACTTGGAGAACAGGGAAGGCCGGGAACGCGAGCATCAGCGTAACCTGCAGAGCCGGATGTTCGCCGGTATTTTCTCGTTATTGTCGTTTTCGGGAATCTCATTATCCGTCTGGTTTTGGCATGAACCGTTCCTATGGGTTTCTTCGGTATTTTTCGTCGGCTCCCTTTGGGCATTCCTGGCCATCAGGTAA